In the genome of Sander vitreus isolate 19-12246 chromosome 13, sanVit1, whole genome shotgun sequence, one region contains:
- the ugt5d1 gene encoding UDP glucuronosyltransferase 5 family, polypeptide D1, translated as MGIMSLHRMCGIFVFLSVCLISFTPPCDGGKILVFPVDGSHWINMKILLEELHAKGHSITVIRASTSWYISEKSPFYKSITMEMDESLENFFEVYLQEHMRAQTEGASALTFFKLTKDFMSMISQAHSLWADALTQIFDDENMVKRLKDSQFDLVLTDPAIAPGVILAKYLKLPVVLNVRWITSGEGHFAIAPSPVSYIPAPGSGLTDKMNFIQRVKNILFYGVVVFQQKVMVGPSYDALCDKYIQGGCDIISLLQEADIWLFRSDFVFEFPRPTMPNVIYIGGFQCKPAQPLTADLEEFVQSAGEHGVIIMTLGTLVNALPKEVADEIASVFAKMPHKVIWRHKGKRPSTLGNNTLIVDWMPQKDLLGHPQTKVFVAHGGTNGVQEAIYHGVPVLGIPLFFDQYDNLLRLQERGAGKIIQLADVNGHSFEQSINEVLYHDSYRQNMQRLSRLHRDQPMAPMDQAIFWVEYVMRHKGAPHLRTEAYKMPWYAYYCLDVLLLLLTAATVLLLSTLAIFRFLCCRARTMTKTKQH; from the exons ATGG GAATCATGTCATTGCATCGTATGTGTGGAATATTTGTATTCCTCAGTGTATGTCTGATTTCCTTCACACCACCTTGTGATGGAGGGAAAATTCTGGTGTTCCCTGTGGACGGCAGCCACTGGATCAATATGAAGATCCTGCTGGAAGAACTTCATGCCAAGGGACACAGCATCACTGTGATAAGAGCCTCCACCAGCTGGTATATTTCAGAAAAGTCTCCCTTCTACAAATCCATTACCATGGAAATGGATGAAAGTTTAGAGAACTTCTTTGAGGTGTACCTACAGGAGCATATGAGG GCGCAGACAGAGGGGGCTTCAGCACTTACTTTCTTCAAACTCACCAAGGATTTCATGTCTATGATTTCTCAGGCTCATTCATTGTGGGCTGATGCCCTCACTCAAATATTTGATGATGAAAATATGGTCAAACGCTTAAAGGATTCCCAATTTGATCTTGTTCTCACTGACCCAGCTATAGCACCAGGGGTCATACTAGCCAAGTATCTTAAACTGCCCGTGGTGCTTAATGTTCGCTGGATCACCAGCGGTGAAGGCCACTTTGCGATAGCCCCTTCACCAGTGTCTTATATCCCAGCGCCAGGATCGGGCTTAACGGACAAAATGAATTTCATCCAAAGGGTCAAGAACATTCTTTTCTACGGCGTTGTAGTATTCCAGCAGAAAGTCATGGTGGGGCCAAGCTATGATGCCCTCTGTGATAAATACATCCAGGGTGGATGTGACATCATCTCGCTTCTTCAGGAAGCAGATATTTGGCTGTTCCGGTCAGATTTTGTGTTTGAATTCCCTCGGCCCACAATGCCAAATGTCATCTACATAGGAGGGTTCCAGTGCAAACCAGCCCAACCTCTGACAGCAGACCTGGAGGAGTTTGTTCAGAGTGCGGGAGAGCACGGAGTTATCATCATGACTCTGGGAACTTTGGTCAATGCTTTGCCCAAAGAGGTTGCAGATGAAATCGCCAGTGTCTTTGCCAAGATGCCTCACAAG GTGATTTGGAGGCACAAGGGGAAGCGTCCCTCTACTTTGGGAAACAACACCCTGATAGTGGACTGGATGCCACAGAAGGACCTCCTAGGCCACCCGCAGACCAAAGTCTTTGTAGCTCATGGAGGAACCAACGGAGTCCAGGAGGCCATTTACCACGGGGTCCCTGTGCTCGGTATACCCTTGTTCTTTGACCAGTATGACAACCTTTTACGTCTGCAGGAGAGAGGTGCCGGAAAGATCATTCAGCTAGCTGATGTTAATGGCCACAGTTTTGAGCAAAGTATTAACGAAGTGCTCTATCATGACAGCTACAGACAGAACATGCAAAGACTCTCACGTTTGCACAGAGATCAGCCGATGGCACCCATGGATCAGGCCATCTTCTGGGTGGAATATGTGATGCGCCACAAAGGGGCTCCTCATCTGCGTACAGAGGCCTATAAGATGCCCTGGTATGCATACTACTGTTTAGATGTACTGCTACTATTGCTGACTGCAGCAACTGTACTGTTGCTTTCTACTTTGGCCATTTTCAGGTTCCTATGCTGCAGAGCTAGAACGATGACCAAAACCAAACAACACTGA